A window of the Helianthus annuus cultivar XRQ/B chromosome 4, HanXRQr2.0-SUNRISE, whole genome shotgun sequence genome harbors these coding sequences:
- the LOC110912580 gene encoding gamma-tubulin complex component 3 isoform X2 yields MDSDHRVGDLVRQLVHHLQNTSSSNPNPEDVNYAIRILSSRMTPPSQAADEANSIKSRLAKQSKLSHALTFADLYSKFASKTGPGSVINKQSLLYLLKVISEDRVTNPHPKSRTDSCYNLLKNGGVLNIVRNPNNTVVRDFARLVSEESDVLEKDLVSDVLSVCEGIHGKYVKFDEMLDSYVLSESIKVSKGMRIMVLKLCELGWLFRKVNRYVCDDIGENVGKSFRVGLQDEVVEYRKLLTVLQSQSLNLSLRRLAVWFVEPMVKMRRMALLVDSCKDLKGGALAGEIHLHAQHGDPLLHEFMKRLLLKVSSPVFEMVRSWVMQGNLQDLHSEFFVSEQSVKPELLWKEGYQINYLMLPSFISKSLATRVLRTGQGDFVQYLMETVGPVLAEPAKTISLIHLSGLVEKAILSSGAQYDDRDILDRIKVKMMMPHGVKDRGWDVFHLDYDIRVPLNTVFTESVMGSYLRVFSFLWKIRRVEHAVLGAWKTMKPNLTSCHVFTNYPKAVGLQIVSTSRKCQLLWDKMNNFVMSMQAYIMFEVLEVTWAKFCNEMEASKDLDDLIAAHEKYLVTIVEKSLLGETSEALYKALLMLLDVILRFTSVADRLYEFRTRNTATSKTKDANKTSKSKGLETDSWLNEGRKAVTQRAGEFLSIIGQDLDAVSKEYSSVLKGFISQLPTQRHVDLKFLMFRLDFTEFYKLAA; encoded by the exons ATGGACTCCGACCACCGCGTCGGAGATCTCGTCCGGCAACTCGTCCACCATTTACAAAACACCTCTTCCTCAAACCCTAACCCCGAAGACGTCAACTACGCCATCCGCATTCTATCAAGCCGAATGACCCCCCCATCACAAGCCGCCGACGAAGCCAACTCCATCAAAAGCCGTTTAGCCAAACAATCAAAGCTCTCCCATGCCTTAACTTTCGCAGATCTTTATTCCAAATTCGCCTCTAAAACCGGTCCCGGTAGCGTAATCAACAAGCAATCTCTTCTTTATTTGCTCAAAGTCATTTCCGAAGATCGAGTTACAAACCCTCACCCTAAGTCACGCACCGATAGTTGTTACAATTTGTTGAAAAATGGTGGAGTTTTGAATATAGTTAGAAACCCTAATAATACGGTTGTTAGGGATTTTGCTAGGTTAGTGAGTGAGGAGAGTGATGTGTTGGAAAAGGATTTAGTGAGTGACGTGTTGTCTGTTTGTGAAGGAATTCATGGAAAGTATGTGAAGTTCGATGAGATGCTTGATTCCTATGTTTTATCGGAGTCGATTAAGGTGTCCAAAGGGATGAGGATTATGGTTTTAAAGCTCTGTGAGCTCGGGTGGTTGTTTCGGAAGGTGAATCGCTATGTTTGTGACGATATAGGTGAGAATGTTGGTAAATCGTTTCGTGTTGGTTTGCAGGATGAGGTTGTGGAGTATCGTAAGTTGTTGACGGTGCTTCAATCGCAGTCGTTGAATCTTTCTTTGAGGAGACTTGCGGTTTGGTTTGTTGAACCGATGGTTAAGATGAGGCGAATGGCTCTTCTTGTGGACAGCTGTAAGGATCTCAAGGGTGGGGCTTTGGCTGGAGAAATTCATTTGCATGCTCAACATGGTGATCCTCTGCTTCATGAGTTCATGAAACGGTTACTTCTTAAGGTTTCTTCGCCTGTTTTTGAAATGGTGAGGAGTTGGGTAATGCAAGGCAATCTTCAAGATTTACACTCCGAGTTCTTTGTATCCGAACAATCTGTCAAACCAGAGTTATTATGGAAAGAAGGTTATCAAATTAATTATCTTATGCTTCCATCTTTTATATCCAAATCGCTTGCTACTCGCGTGTTAAGAACAG GGCAAGGCGATTTCGTGCAATATCTAATGGAAACTGTGGGTCCAGTGCTCGCAGAGCCTGCTAAGACGATCAGCTTAATTCATTTATCTGGGCTAGTGGAGAAGGCCATTCTGTCATCCGGTGCACAATATGATGATCGTGACATTTTAGATAGAATAAAAGTTAAGATGATGATGCCACACGGTGTTAAAGATAGGGGGTGGGATGTGTTCCATTTGGATTACGATATAAGAGTTCCGTTAAATACGGTATTTACAGAATCTGTAATGGGTAGTTACCTGAGAGTTTTTAGTTTTCTGTGGAAGATTAGAAGGGTAGAACATGCTGTTCTTGGTGCTTGGAAGACCATGAAGCCGAATTTGACCAGTTGTCACGTTTTCACCAACTATCCAAAGGCGGTGGGGTTGCAGATAGTTTCGACGTCGCGGAAATGCCAGCTTCTGTGGGATAAAATGAATAATTTTGTTATGAGTATGCAGGCGTATATAATGTTTGAAGTATTGGAGGTGACGTGGGCTAAGTTCTGTAATGAAATGGAAGCGTCCAAAGATCTTGATGATCTGATTGCTGCTCATGAGAAATATCTTGTTACAATTGTTGAGAAGTCGCTTCTTGGAGAAACATCTGAAGCTCTTTACAAGGCTCTGTTGATGTTGCTTGATGTCATATTGCGGTTCACCAGTGTTGCTGACCGGCTATATgaattcagaacaag AAATACTGCTACTAGTAAGACCAAAGATGCTAACAAGACTTCAAAAAGCAAAGGTTTGGAGACAGATTCATGGCTTAACGAAGGAAGAAAGGCTGTAACACAACGCGCTGGCGAATTTCTTAGTATTATCGGACAAGATTTAGATGCGGTTTCAAAAGAATACTCGTCTGTTTTGAAGGGGTTTATTTCTCAACTGCCTACACAACGACATGTTGATCTCAAGTTCCTCATGTTTCGGCTAGACTTTACTGAGTTTTATAAACTGGCAGCTTAG
- the LOC110912580 gene encoding gamma-tubulin complex component 3 isoform X1, producing MDSDHRVGDLVRQLVHHLQNTSSSNPNPEDVNYAIRILSSRMTPPSQAADEANSIKSRLAKQSKLSHALTFADLYSKFASKTGPGSVINKQSLLYLLKVISEDRVTNPHPKSRTDSCYNLLKNGGVLNIVRNPNNTVVRDFARLVSEESDVLEKDLVSDVLSVCEGIHGKYVKFDEMLDSYVLSESIKVSKGMRIMVLKLCELGWLFRKVNRYVCDDIGENVGKSFRVGLQDEVVEYRKLLTVLQSQSLNLSLRRLAVWFVEPMVKMRRMALLVDSCKDLKGGALAGEIHLHAQHGDPLLHEFMKRLLLKVSSPVFEMVRSWVMQGNLQDLHSEFFVSEQSVKPELLWKEGYQINYLMLPSFISKSLATRVLRTGKSINFLKVCCEDHSWADLAPSRGLGYGETNALESLVTEAEKRIDKHLMHAIFNRYKFKDHCLAIKRFILLGQGDFVQYLMETVGPVLAEPAKTISLIHLSGLVEKAILSSGAQYDDRDILDRIKVKMMMPHGVKDRGWDVFHLDYDIRVPLNTVFTESVMGSYLRVFSFLWKIRRVEHAVLGAWKTMKPNLTSCHVFTNYPKAVGLQIVSTSRKCQLLWDKMNNFVMSMQAYIMFEVLEVTWAKFCNEMEASKDLDDLIAAHEKYLVTIVEKSLLGETSEALYKALLMLLDVILRFTSVADRLYEFRTRNTATSKTKDANKTSKSKGLETDSWLNEGRKAVTQRAGEFLSIIGQDLDAVSKEYSSVLKGFISQLPTQRHVDLKFLMFRLDFTEFYKLAA from the exons ATGGACTCCGACCACCGCGTCGGAGATCTCGTCCGGCAACTCGTCCACCATTTACAAAACACCTCTTCCTCAAACCCTAACCCCGAAGACGTCAACTACGCCATCCGCATTCTATCAAGCCGAATGACCCCCCCATCACAAGCCGCCGACGAAGCCAACTCCATCAAAAGCCGTTTAGCCAAACAATCAAAGCTCTCCCATGCCTTAACTTTCGCAGATCTTTATTCCAAATTCGCCTCTAAAACCGGTCCCGGTAGCGTAATCAACAAGCAATCTCTTCTTTATTTGCTCAAAGTCATTTCCGAAGATCGAGTTACAAACCCTCACCCTAAGTCACGCACCGATAGTTGTTACAATTTGTTGAAAAATGGTGGAGTTTTGAATATAGTTAGAAACCCTAATAATACGGTTGTTAGGGATTTTGCTAGGTTAGTGAGTGAGGAGAGTGATGTGTTGGAAAAGGATTTAGTGAGTGACGTGTTGTCTGTTTGTGAAGGAATTCATGGAAAGTATGTGAAGTTCGATGAGATGCTTGATTCCTATGTTTTATCGGAGTCGATTAAGGTGTCCAAAGGGATGAGGATTATGGTTTTAAAGCTCTGTGAGCTCGGGTGGTTGTTTCGGAAGGTGAATCGCTATGTTTGTGACGATATAGGTGAGAATGTTGGTAAATCGTTTCGTGTTGGTTTGCAGGATGAGGTTGTGGAGTATCGTAAGTTGTTGACGGTGCTTCAATCGCAGTCGTTGAATCTTTCTTTGAGGAGACTTGCGGTTTGGTTTGTTGAACCGATGGTTAAGATGAGGCGAATGGCTCTTCTTGTGGACAGCTGTAAGGATCTCAAGGGTGGGGCTTTGGCTGGAGAAATTCATTTGCATGCTCAACATGGTGATCCTCTGCTTCATGAGTTCATGAAACGGTTACTTCTTAAGGTTTCTTCGCCTGTTTTTGAAATGGTGAGGAGTTGGGTAATGCAAGGCAATCTTCAAGATTTACACTCCGAGTTCTTTGTATCCGAACAATCTGTCAAACCAGAGTTATTATGGAAAGAAGGTTATCAAATTAATTATCTTATGCTTCCATCTTTTATATCCAAATCGCTTGCTACTCGCGTGTTAAGAACAGGTAAGTCGATTAATTTCCTTAAAGTTTGTTGCGAGGATCATAGTTGGGCAGATTTAGCACCAAGTAGAGGTCTTGGATATGGTGAAACTAATGCACTTGAATCTTTGGTCACTGAAGCAGAAAAGAGAATAGATAAACATTTAATGCATGCTATTTTTAACCGCTATAAGTTCAAAGATCACTGTCTAGCGATTAAACGTTTTATATTGTTAGGGCAAGGCGATTTCGTGCAATATCTAATGGAAACTGTGGGTCCAGTGCTCGCAGAGCCTGCTAAGACGATCAGCTTAATTCATTTATCTGGGCTAGTGGAGAAGGCCATTCTGTCATCCGGTGCACAATATGATGATCGTGACATTTTAGATAGAATAAAAGTTAAGATGATGATGCCACACGGTGTTAAAGATAGGGGGTGGGATGTGTTCCATTTGGATTACGATATAAGAGTTCCGTTAAATACGGTATTTACAGAATCTGTAATGGGTAGTTACCTGAGAGTTTTTAGTTTTCTGTGGAAGATTAGAAGGGTAGAACATGCTGTTCTTGGTGCTTGGAAGACCATGAAGCCGAATTTGACCAGTTGTCACGTTTTCACCAACTATCCAAAGGCGGTGGGGTTGCAGATAGTTTCGACGTCGCGGAAATGCCAGCTTCTGTGGGATAAAATGAATAATTTTGTTATGAGTATGCAGGCGTATATAATGTTTGAAGTATTGGAGGTGACGTGGGCTAAGTTCTGTAATGAAATGGAAGCGTCCAAAGATCTTGATGATCTGATTGCTGCTCATGAGAAATATCTTGTTACAATTGTTGAGAAGTCGCTTCTTGGAGAAACATCTGAAGCTCTTTACAAGGCTCTGTTGATGTTGCTTGATGTCATATTGCGGTTCACCAGTGTTGCTGACCGGCTATATgaattcagaacaag AAATACTGCTACTAGTAAGACCAAAGATGCTAACAAGACTTCAAAAAGCAAAGGTTTGGAGACAGATTCATGGCTTAACGAAGGAAGAAAGGCTGTAACACAACGCGCTGGCGAATTTCTTAGTATTATCGGACAAGATTTAGATGCGGTTTCAAAAGAATACTCGTCTGTTTTGAAGGGGTTTATTTCTCAACTGCCTACACAACGACATGTTGATCTCAAGTTCCTCATGTTTCGGCTAGACTTTACTGAGTTTTATAAACTGGCAGCTTAG